A segment of the Coffea arabica cultivar ET-39 chromosome 8c, Coffea Arabica ET-39 HiFi, whole genome shotgun sequence genome:
AAAAGCGGGATTGATTTTTGTTGAAGattgttttattatttgattccaGAGGACTTGGTTTATGCCTTTGTggttgaagatgaagatgaaataTCTGCAAATGAACTTTTCAGCTGTATACGTATATAGATAGCACTTTTTTTTGGGCTGGATCAGTTTTCGAAAGTGTTCTTTTCCATTATCAAGATGTATTTTCTTCTCTGATGTATGTTCCCCGAAACAGTCCTTAATTGGCGTTTCAATGCAGGCACTATTGACTAACTAAAAATTTAGATTTGCTGTGAAATGGACTACAATTTGATCTCAATCATAATGACTGCATGCTTGATATTGTTTTGCATTTGACACAATTTAGTTTCAAATCAATGAACTCTAGGACACACGGCGCAAAGCTGTTTTAACATCTGAAGTAAACAAGTAATTGGAAAAAAAACACGCAAGATTAATGTAATTAGCACTAGTACCACTCTTTGGCAATAATAGGAATGCTAGAAAGGACCTGCAAATTGGGTTTCATGATCCGACTTTTGTCAGAACTgaatttgggggggggggggggggtaaagGCAAACAAATTgggaaattaaagaagaaaaagatcaaATGGTAAGATGATTTTAAGAGGCGTTAAGCATCCGCTATGCACAGAGTTTTGAGTTGTACAAGGCTTCCCTATAAACCTGCATGAACAAAAAATGTGTCCTAGCACAATTAGTAATTTGCATGTCTTGAGATAAACagaaaatttacaaaataattactggtattatttatatttttctagTGCACGGAAAACAAATTCCAACTTTTTTGCTGAGGAGGCCTTTAGTTGGTCTAGTAGCTTAGGTTGAATCTCAAGAAATTAGAGTTTCAGGGTTCAAATCCCTCTGCCCCTTCTCTGCTTCATAAATCATACCATGTTtctattgaatttttttttaaaaaaaaaaaaaccctccaCTGCtggaaaaaattataaaaaaaaccCTACTTTACGACTAGTAGTTAATGGGATTATCTATTGCCTCCTGTGAAGGGAAAAACGGGTAGGAGGGCTAGTGGGCTAAATGAGTTCTAGTCCATTATATCTATCTTGAATATAAGAAAGGAGGAAGGTTTAGTGCTTTCCTTTACTTTTGCCAAGTGGCTTCTCAATTATTTGACAAGTGGCAAGGTCAAATATTTCTTACAAATTACAAATTGTTGAAGTTTTCTCTTaatatttctttcaaattgaccgaagccttttctttcttttggcatCGAACTGTTTCTTTCTCAGTagtgctttccttttttttagccATGTGGAAAAGTCAAATATTCCTTCCAAATTGTACGAAACCTGTTCTTTCCTTTGGCATTGAACTCTTTCTTTCTCAAATTGCCGGTGAAGCCTTTTCTTCCATTCTCTCTACCAAACGGCTAATTTGACCATACGGCTATGCTGACCAAAAATTCGGGCAACCTATTCTGAGCAAATCCAATTCCAAACGGCTATTCTACCAAATCCAATCCAAAACGTCTATTTTAGCCAAAAAGTTGGGATTTTTACGTGATTTGGGAGATGGGTTTTGTGAGTTCCTTCTTTCAGAAATTGCCGTTGAAGCCAGTAGGTCAACTGCCACTCCAAATACTTGATTCCATGTTGCAGAAATTGCTGCTCACTCACATGGTGTTTGTActtcaaaagagaaaaattaggagCAGGTGAACTACCTTGCATACACTTGCCGTGGTTTTCTCTTTCTCTAATATCAAATTAACCTATTTCATATTGCAAGAATTGATTTCATGTTAACCCATTTCTCATTCTATTGATTTCATGTTGCAAGAATTGTGGGGCAGTCACGTGATAATTGTACTTCAAAGGAGGGAAATTGGGAACTTTTTGTTAGATTAGGTATGGCATTCTATTCTCATTAGTTTTCCCATTCAGCCATACGATTATGATGAGAAATATCTTGTAAGATGTGATTTTTCCCTTGTTCCAGTTATGATAAGAAATAGGTTTCCTATTCATTTAGCCTATAAATTTTCCAGTgaattacaaaatcaaaaaaatggaATAGAGGTATTTATGAGTGCATGGTTCTAGCTCCTCTGTCTTATGAATTGCAAGAAGAAACGTTTTGATATTTACACCTTTTTTGGAGTCTCTTTGGTGAAAAAAagtctttccctttttttttatcaaattttgagTAATAGACGGATTAATAAATTCTAATATACACATATGCTTCAATTGATAGGTTCTTTCTGCTGCGGTTCATATCATCAGTCAAAGAATCCTTTAACTTGAAGGTCATTTTGTTGTCTTTCTTGAATCTACGAGTAGCTTTTCTTCATTTATGTGACTATATTTTCAAAAGTGAAATTTCAgcattcccttttctttttagtagtttttcttCAGTTTCTGCTTCATTTATTTTAAGTTTGCTAGTGTTATTTGTTTTGTGTGATTCTTTATGAAACAAGTGGTTTTTATTTGAGTAGGTAATTTTGTTAATATTTTCTCAATCCAATTGTGCTGCTGCAACCCATTCACCTgaaaaaataagcaaaaaatGAAGATATGAATCCAGCTCCCAGTTCAATAATTcttattttgaaatttggtgaattcttaaatatatatattattagtgACATACCTACAAAAAAGAGAGATCCATTTGCTAATGTGATTATGGCCAACTGAACTGTCCTATTGGTTTGCATATGATTAATGTTCTATCAAACAGCCAAATTGCTATATATTCTAGAAAAAAGATTATAACAATAGACAACAATAACATATTTTATGAGCCAAAATCATTAGCACAATATATTTTGCGAGACAAACTTTTGCTTGTGCTGATTTTGGGGCTGCGGCTGTTATGCTAAAGTTATTATTACATGACAAGTTCATTTTTAACTAATTTCAACCTTCTGCTACTGGTGCTTTTGTCTTTAATTACAATATACATATCTAAAATATGTGACCTGTTGTTGTTCTAAATGAGGAATAAGAGTGATTATCTATTTTTTAGAAAACTTTAAGGTCAATGCAGAGAGGTTGTTATTGGCAAAGCTTGTTTAGTCATCTAAATGACTATTGGTTAAACAACTTAAGACTTCGTACTTCTTATTTCTAATTGATTATTTAGTACATGTTTTGTTTGCTATTTCATTTAGTCTAGACTTGTCTAGGGCAATGAAAAGCTTGATAGTTACATTTTAAGGATATTGTATATAGAGCATCCTTCCGCTGTTATTCATTGTAGCCCTTTTAGGCAAAACTCGTTCACTCCTTTATATGACTATCAGTTAAGCAACTTAGGTTATTGTGCCTGTTTTACCTCAAATTGCATGTAATATGCTTACTGTTTTATCTAATCTAGACACAACCTTAGAATAATGAAAAACCTGATGATTACTTCTTAAGAACGGAGATTTGAATGGTGGTATTTGTTGTAGTCTAGCCAAACCTGGGCTCCAAAGGCATCAAATGTAATAAATATTTCTAAAGGAAAATGAAGGTTATTAACTTGTCATTCGGCTCAGTTGTGGTTTTAGGTGTCTGATGATATCCTATTAAAATTACTTTGTTTTGTTTATAGTGCATCATTGTTCTTGCTGTGTTTGCCTCTAAAGTTCGAATTATGTATGCATCTAGTTAGCATCTTTGATATTCTTTAGACAGCCAAATAGTTTGCTGTCAAGAATCAATGACTAGGACTTCTATATGTTCACCGATTACAATTTTATAGTGCAACAGTTCGTATAGCAAACTAATGCAGGAATTAAtatttgctgtttttctttgcCCTTTTTTGTTCATGTTCTTCCACTGATATATCTTTTTCCTTGTGTTTTGTTACTTAGAGGGCCTTGGTTTTTTTACCTATACCTTCTGAAATTGGTTTGAATTCTACTGAAGTTAATACACCTATCTCACTGTCTACTAATGCACTCTCAACTTTAGCTCCAACTAATCTTGCACCTGGAAGTCCCTTAAAGAAGCTGCGTGATGATGGACTCTAAACTTGCTTGAAGCCTTTTGAATTGCTAATCTAGCTAATGTTGAAGCACTTTACAACTGAATTGCTAATCTTGTATCGTTTGACACAATATGGACATCCATTAAGCAATTATTCTTTTGTGCAGCTTAATGGATCTCAATATGTGATATTTTGTAATTGCAGCCTATCACTGCACTTTATATTAGGTATTCAGGATGTCATCTCCAGTCTTTATAAGATTAACTTGAACTTGAAGATATCAAGCTGTTTGTAAAACTACTTGCCAATCTGTTGTCATCTTCTCTTATCTTTTGCAATACtggtgattttttgattttgtttaGTCTTATATTGTTAGCAGCATGCTTAATTGGTAATTTATGATTTTAAGAATGCTATTTCACAAGCATTACTGTTAATCTTATCTTATGTGAAAATATATGACAATAGATTATAGGAGGTCTAGGCTGTACTTAGCACAGCCAAAAACctcctagtatatatatatatatatatatatcataagaAGTATAAAAAGGGGAGTTGGCTGATATGAGTGCAATAGTGATGGTCCCGTATGGGCACCATCAGTAGGTGGTTAATTATGGAATTTCACTTATATGTTTTGGTGTTGGACAGATTGACTTACTTAATATATACGGTGGTGTTGTTAGCTTACGTGGAAGTGATTGAGAGCTTTTGAAATTGCATGTCTTGCATGTCTCTGTTAAAAACGGTGCAAATGTGCTTTAGACAAGTGGCTAAATTTGGAATTTCACCTTAATATGTTAGTATTGTATAGATTGAGTTGGGCTTGTGGTACATTATTTTTGTTGCCTTATTACGTGGAAGCAATTGGAGGCTTACCCgtttattttaatttgtttgtaaattcatttttgcaaattaagttatcaatttataccaccatTTACactcattattagttttaaatatttacttataatgttcaataagtctgattataaatttttttcatcTGTACTTTATAtcgcaaaattacatactatttaataattgaacaataagaatttaatatttgaactaaatactataaaagttaatataaaaattaaatccaaaaattttgaacccctagcATTTTTTGCAtgtgtaaatttaaattttcattttggagaaataggaaaataggctaaaacttgtcataaattggcaatgctaaaaaatgaacaagttaacaaattaagagaaaataaaatgataaaataaaatcaacaaataataataataataatgaaacaaaagtagttaacatcttgacaaaatgaagaatctgaaaaaaaaaaggtggaggAAGAGAGGAGGTTTGAGAGaagacaattctaaatgatttaattggatttgatgagttatccaataaaattaaatgggtattattggataACTCATTTTATACTTAtatgcaaaattttaaaatactcATATCCATCTATTCATAGTCAagtatgggtaaatttagttaaatagGTTTGTTTGTCATTTATAGTTTTGTAATATCTATTGACATTAGTTTTCTACCATGCAACCACCTATTTTTGTTAATGTAAATAGTGCTTTTGTCTACAGCTCTTTGTATGAGCTTTCTATCCTGTAATAACCAGTTTGTGGTAATGTACCGACTGCTACAAAATAGTGTGCCTACGTATCATGAACTACCACTCTTTCATCATCAAATTCGCACACACCCACTCTTAATTTCACACACATAACTAATAACTTCACAAAAAATTGGGCACCCTCATGCATCGCATGAGGCACAAATAAActagtatatatataaacaCACACCTATACATAtgtacacatacatatataaccATTCTTCTAAGATAAAAAAAGGCCTAGCAATTTCTTCCGCTATTGATAGTGGTTAATTTATGAACACCAAGAAGCTATAATTTAACAAtgtgatatgtaagaaaactgTGTTTGTTTATCATAAGAAAACTTTCTTGTCATTTATATACATAACATAttgttaatttgataatttgaTTCATTGTTTGCATTTTACAAAATGGAAATAGACATATGTCGTTTAATATTTTTAAGCCTTTTTGACCTCTTGATAATAAAAAAGTGATATCAGTTATGTACATTACTAGAAAAAATTATACTTGCAAATCAAGTAGATATGGATTAGTTTATGTACACAATATTGTTAATTTGATAATATAATTCTGTACACATTTAAATAAATAGAAGTGGACATCTATCATtttgtattttaaaatatttttgaccTCTTGATAATTAAAAAGATGATATCACTTACGtacattaataaaaaaaaaaaggtattatACTTGCAAATGAAGTAGATATGGATTAATTTATCTTATGTAGACATTTAGCCCCTTTTTATTAATAGagaaattcatatttttataaaataaaataaaactttagTTGGTTAAATGAATTTGCGAGCACatttgataaattaataatttattaatttattgattAATTAGTACCTCTTTAAATTAGTAGAATTTGTATGGCCCAGAGTTATTCTGTAACTAATTTTTGAAAGTGGGCTGGGCTGCTGGCAGCtgggaaaaggagaaaagcGTAGAGGGGGCCTAGTGGGCTAGAGTGGGTTAAAGGAGTCAATTTAGGCTGGAACTGGAGCGGGCCGCTCCAGCCCATCATCATTTTTAGGGTTTGATTTTTAGGGTTATAGTATATAAATTCATATGGGAGAACACCCGATATTCCGATCGCAAACCATATCCCAAGCTTGGTTTCTGCAGCTGACAGCGGTTTCTACTGCTAGGGTTTTAGGGTGTAGCTCTCAGCCGCAGTCATGGCCGAACAGGTATCTTGTCTCCGCCGGAGATAGCTTTCTCAGCCGCGATGTCTTTCTCTATCTCCGTCACGCACTCACGCAGAGAGGCATTAACTCCTTAAAATATCAACCAATTGACTAGTGAATCTTCTGATTGGTTATTGCAGACGGAGAAGGCTTTCTTGAAGCAGCCAAAGGTGTTCCTTTCCTCGAAGAAGACTGGAAAGGGGAAGAGGCCAGGAAAGGGTGGAAATCGCTATTGGAAGAGCATTGGCCTTGGCTTCAAGACTCCTCGTGAAGCTATTGAAGGTTGCTCtccccttcttttctttcttctcattttAGATTTTCCTTCGATTGTTTTCGGCACCGACACCCCCACCACTATTCTTTTTTCCTGGAGATGATTACGAGTATTAGTTTTTTCATTCTAATGAAATAGATATacgttatatattttttaaagctTTTCGCCATCAGGGATAGTACAAATCCATAATTTTGTTCTTTGGTGCGATCACAGGCTACACTTGTAGATATAGTCATGCAGCTTAGCGTTttttgttcttgaaaaccctgacTGTCATTGCATTTTAGATCCTGTCCTTTTTAGGCACTTCTGACTAATTGACCGAATGGAATTTAATTTTACATGGCTTGCCCTTCTGATATGATGaattaatttgaatttcaaCTTCTTTGGATAGGTTTACTGTTGATAGGTAAACGAAGTttcgaacttttttttttattattgttcaTAATTTTGTACGAGCATACTGGTTGTTCATCTGTCCAAGGGTGATAGCAACCCAAAGATTTGCATATCGTGAATGAATATGCTAAGTTGATTGCAAAGGAGCTAGAACTCAGTCTAACAATGCTGGCCATGTTGTTGCTTTGTAATCTACTTAGGCACAATCTTCTATATGGCCCGAAGGctctatttcttcttctttcgggatTTGGATACTTAGCATCTTGTTGCAACATCTTGGAGCTCTCACATCCAAtggaaaaactggaaaatcatTACACACTGTGTTTCTACCTTTGTTGGTTACAAAGTTATTATGGTGATTATCATCCAAATGATATCAAGCTTAGATTAATGTCTATTAGATGCTTATCTCAGTTCATGATTTTTGTATCAATATTTAACTATGGACTGAAATTTTGTGGACAATCTCTAATGATGCTGTGGAGCAATGTTTTTCTTCTGCATTGAAGTGTAAGTGGCACATGCAGAGGATTTGAATATATTAACTGTTTTGCTCAGAGTTAAGTTGGAGGAGTTGCAGTGAGATACATGTTGATCATGTGTGTTTAAACTCTTTTTCCAGGTACATACATTGACAAGAAGTGCCCATTCACTGGCAGTGTTTCTATTAGAGGCCGCATAATTGCTGGAACTTGCCACAGTGCCAAGATGGATAAGACAATTATTGTCAGACGCAACTACCTGCATTTTGTGAAGAAGTATCAGAGGTATGACTATTCATTAGAATGAATTGTCTTCTCCCGTTTTAGCTACAATAAGCATGGTCCTTTATTGTTCTTTAGATATGAGAAGAGACACTCGAACATTCCAGCTCATATATCTCCATGCTTCCGTGTGAAAGAGGGTGACCATGTCATAATTGGCCAGTGCAGGTGAAGGCCTAGGCTTTATTTCCTTTTCAGATGGGTTTTGCTTGTTTCTTGTATTTTACTAATGTGATCGACATTCTCTACCTTGAAGGCCACTGTCAAAAACTGTGAGGTTTAATGTGCTGAAGGTGGTTCCAGCAGGCGCCTCCGGGGGTGGAAAGAAGGCATTTACAGGGCTTTGAGTTTAGTGCTTTCCATCTCATGTTAAAGTTCTTGAGAGATGTTGTCAAGACTTGGTGTTATTAGTTAAAACTTGTGTATTAATTTGCCTCTTTAAGGCTTAAATTTTTGATACTCCCATGGTGCAGTTTTTGGATTTCTAGTCTTGGTTAGTAATCGTCAGTCTTATTCATAAAAATGGTATTGGAATGATTTTTCTTTAAATGGCATGAGAACAATCGGCAACTGGCTTGATAAGGTCTAGACCTTCGAGGCTATGGTGCATGATGATTTTGCAGATAACCTAGAATGGTAATTTGCTTTCATTCGTCTCCAAGTATTGTGCAATGTTGCCTTAACTGCAACAATAATGACTTTTTGTCAGTTTTTCTGTGTTTTGACGCAATATTGTTGAGTGTTTGTGTGTTTGGACGGCGAATTGTTTGAGGATGGAATCCGTTGTTGCTATTGAGACTTCATTTGCGCATGCAAACTGAAAGcagtttgaaaatggttggaACTTGCTCGATGATAGTAGAGTGTGATTTAGGCTCTCTATTGAGTGGCTGAAATGCTTGAATGTACGTTTGCCATTGGGTTTCTAGTCTAGTTACAAGGCATTTAGGAATTTCACCATACACCACTTTTTTGAGATTAATATGGCTAGTTTTCGAGAAATTCAGTGCTTCCTGAAATTGACTGAAAGGTGAATGGACCCACCACCCCCTATCAGATGTGCCATGCAGCAAGCAGCCTCGTTGATCTTTGGGTGAAATGTCGAACATATTCGCCCTTGATTATATGTGGGACAAGGATTTCAGATAATGGacaaattctttttctttttggaaggAAGAAATTCGAATGCATTTGACTTCGATAGCGAGATTCGATAAGTGTTACTTGCCAGCAAAAAATCCTGGGATTGTGATCGTGTATTACTGAAACCAGTGGAATGGGATTTGCATGATACCAAATTAGTGAGGTGCTGCGGGCCTCGCCTCGCCTCACCTACTACATCAGGACCCCATGGCCATCGAAGTTGCCATAACTTTTTTTACATTCGGGTTCAGCTTGCACTAAAAAGGCTACTTCGAGTAGAGGCGGTAGAATTCTTCCAAAGTATTTTAGCTGGAACAGGTATGTACAAATTATTATTGGCTTGCATATAACAAAGGAAGGGAAAATTGACAAACGGTCTCAAACCATTATTGGCTTTTGTAACCAATTCACCTTAGGAGAGAGCTGGCCATAGATAAAACAACACTACTAAAGTCTTTATATATATAGTTGTTAGCCGTAGGGCTGTACCGAATGATGGATTTTGTGATTGTTGCCAACGAAGCTACAACGGGGTGAGGTCAACACCTATCTACATAGCT
Coding sequences within it:
- the LOC140013627 gene encoding small ribosomal subunit protein uS17 produces the protein MAEQTEKAFLKQPKVFLSSKKTGKGKRPGKGGNRYWKSIGLGFKTPREAIEGTYIDKKCPFTGSVSIRGRIIAGTCHSAKMDKTIIVRRNYLHFVKKYQRYEKRHSNIPAHISPCFRVKEGDHVIIGQCRPLSKTVRFNVLKVVPAGASGGGKKAFTGL